A genome region from Festucalex cinctus isolate MCC-2025b chromosome 17, RoL_Fcin_1.0, whole genome shotgun sequence includes the following:
- the foxi1 gene encoding forkhead box protein I1 → MNTFGAQQASSQQSSSGHPAHDLLDMAVYCTDNYGVYQHQNLHHLHHPQRPPNHPSGYGLSDYAAPPTNPYLWLNNSPASPYLHAGGGGGGGGGGGSGCATSTYLQSAGYGSGGQRQLLAAPGGLGGADLGWLSISSQQELFKMVRPPYSYSALIAMAIQNAQDKKLTLSQIYQYVAENFPFYKKSKAGWQNSIRHNLSLNDCFKKVARDEDDPGKGNYWTLDPNCEKMFDNGNFRRKRKRRADMSTAAGKPDSDAQRKLSDTASVLSASPPSLRASPASTEPRSSPPTSADHSPCFAGFNTLLAAGVEASSARAPERDLGAELSQGREGMSGLGSSSPSFLSDSRMNYYNLSNHFTVNNFIYSREGTEV, encoded by the exons ATGAACACGTTTGGAGCGCAGCAAGCCTCCAGCCAGCAGAGCAGCAGCGGCCACCCAGCACACGACCTCTTGGACATGGCCGTGTACTGCACTGACAACTACGGCGTCTACCAGCACCAGAACCTCCACCACCTCCATCACCCCCAGAGACCCCCCAACCACCCCTCCGGCTACGGCTTGAGCGACTACGCCGCCCCGCCCACCAACCCCTACCTGTGGCTCAACAACTCCCCCGCCTCGCCCTACCTgcacgccggcggcggcggtggcggcggaggaggaggcggcagcGGGTGCGCCACCTCCACCTACCTCCAGTCGGCCGGCTACGGCTCCGGCGGCCAGCGGCAGCTCCTGGCGGCGCCCGGCGGGCTGGGAGGCGCCGACTTGGGCTGGTTGTCCATCTCCAGCCAGCAGGAGCTCTTCAAGATGGTCCGGCCTCCGTATTCGTACTCGGCGTTGATCGCCATGGCCATCCAGAACGCGCAGGACAAGAAGCTGACCCTGAGTCAGATCTACCAGTACGTGGCCGAAAACTTTCCGTTTTACAAGAAGAGCAAAGCCGGCTGGCAGAACTCCATCCGGCACAATTTGTCCCTCAACGACTGCTTCAAGAAAGTGGCCCGGGATGAGGATGACCCCG GCAAGGGCAACTACTGGACGCTGGACCCAAACTGCGAGAAAATGTTCGACAACGGCAACTTTCGCCGCAAACGGAAGAGGCGCGCGGACATGAGCACCGCGGCCGGGAAGCCCGACTCGGACGCCCAGCGCAAGCTCTCGGACACGGCCAGCGTGCTGAGCGCGTCCCCGCCCAGCTTGCGCGCTTCGCCGGCCTCGACAGAGCCGCGCTCGTCCCCGCCCACCTCGGCCGATCACAGTCCGTGCTTCGCCGGCTTCAACACGCTGCTGGCGGCCGGAGTCGAGGCCTCGTCCGCCAGGGCCCCGGAGCGGGACTTGGGCGCAGAGTTGTCCCAAGGCCGCGAGGGCATGTCCGGACTGGGCTCCTCCTCGCCGTCCTTCCTCTCGGACAGCAGAATGAACTACTACAACCTCAGCAATCACTTCACTGTCAACAACTTCATATATAGCCGGGAAGGAACTGAAGTATAA